The following are encoded together in the Coturnix japonica isolate 7356 chromosome 8, Coturnix japonica 2.1, whole genome shotgun sequence genome:
- the LOC107317260 gene encoding putative dimethylaniline monooxygenase [N-oxide-forming] 6 isoform X2, producing MVRRVAVVGAGISGLAATKCCLEEGLEPTCFEQSEDIGGLWRYTEKPEEGRASIYRTVFTNSCKEMMCYPDFPFPDDYPNYIHNTRLHKYIRDYAQHFDLLRHIRFKTLVTKIRKRPDFSATGQWEVVTQKDGKEEAAVFDAVMVCSGHHVYPNLPLAHFPGIEKFKGCYLHSREYKGPEKFRGKKVLVVGLGNSGCDIAVELSTVASQVYLSSRRGSWVMSRVWNFGYPWDMLLITRFWTWLDNFIPKAVSDWLYVRNMNQQYKHEDFGLMPVDGALQAPLSQRDAGGDRREEEL from the exons ATGGTGCGACGCGTGGCTGTGGTGGGTGCAGGCATCAGTGGGTTGGCAGCCACCAAGTGCTGTCTGGAAGAGGGGCTGGAACCCACCTGCTTTGAGCAGAGCGAGGACATCGGGGGGCTCTGGCGCTACACG GAAAAGccagaggaaggcagagctAGCATCTACCGCACTGTCTTCACCAATTCTTGCAAGGAAATGATGTGCTACCCTGACTTCCCTTTCCCCGATGACTACCCCAACTACATACACAACACACGGCTCCATAAGTACATCCGTGACTATGCACAGCATTTTGACCTTCTCCGGCACATCCGCTTCAAG ACCTTGGTCACCAAGATAAGGAAGCGTCCTGACTTCAGTGCTACGGGGCAGTGGGAAGTGGTTACACAGAAAGACGGGAAGGAAGAGGCAGCGGTTTTTGATGCTGTTATGGTTTGCTCTGGGCACCATGTCTACCCAAACCTCCCCCTTGCCCACTTCCCAG GGATAGAGAAGTTTAAAGGCTGCTACTTACACAGCCGGGAGTACAAGGGGCCGGAAAAGTTCAGAGGGAAGAAGGTGCTGGTGGTCGGCTTGGGCAACTCTGGCTGTGACATTGCTGTGGAGCTCAGCACCGTGGCCTCACAG GTTTACCTGAGCTCCAGAAGGGGCTCTTGGGTGATGAGTCGTGTCTGGAACTTTGGCTACCCCTGGGACATGCTGCTCATCACCCGCTTCTGGACGTGGCTGGACAACTTTATCCCCAAGGCAGTCAGTGACTGGCTCTATGTCAggaacatgaaccagcagtaCAAACATGAGGACTTTGGGCTCATGCCAGTGGATGG